The Meiothermus cerbereus DSM 11376 genome includes a window with the following:
- a CDS encoding DUF5639 domain-containing protein, which translates to MPVLKVSAADQYLIATGDTSLLEVWEALPDGLFPPFPPVELPGGLDGLLKRGGFAQTFFVGSEVLGLTFRSPKGHTIRAGGLTVKNVQGYDLVRPFVGSFGAMGDVQEATLRLRPGRAWLFLRRRGELAQAPFKPRFLWQELAHTYAFHFGHPLEVRRFAETFGGEEVQEPPDYTGFFPNGMGVGPGNLIDMRFSWADGGNRPQMPEAYRRLADAL; encoded by the coding sequence GTGCCGGTTCTCAAGGTTTCCGCTGCCGACCAGTACCTCATAGCTACCGGCGATACGTCGTTGCTCGAGGTTTGGGAGGCCCTTCCCGATGGGCTTTTTCCGCCATTTCCTCCGGTCGAACTACCAGGGGGCCTGGATGGCCTGCTCAAGCGGGGGGGCTTCGCCCAGACCTTTTTTGTGGGGAGCGAGGTGCTGGGGCTTACCTTTCGCTCGCCCAAAGGCCACACCATCCGGGCCGGGGGCCTCACGGTGAAAAACGTGCAGGGCTACGACCTGGTGCGCCCCTTTGTGGGCAGCTTTGGGGCTATGGGCGATGTGCAGGAGGCCACCCTTCGCTTGCGCCCAGGGCGGGCCTGGCTTTTTTTGCGACGCAGAGGTGAGCTGGCCCAGGCCCCTTTCAAGCCGCGCTTTTTGTGGCAGGAGCTGGCCCATACCTATGCCTTTCATTTTGGACACCCGCTCGAGGTCAGGCGCTTTGCGGAAACCTTTGGCGGCGAGGAAGTCCAAGAGCCGCCCGACTACACCGGGTTTTTCCCGAACGGCATGGGGGTAGGGCCGGGCAACCTGATCGACATGCGCTTTAGCTGGGCCGATGGAGGCAACAGGCCCCAGATGCCGGAGGCCTACCGGCGCCTGGCGGATGCGCTTTGA
- the perR gene encoding manganese-dependent transcriptional regulator PerR encodes MGMKRLTKQRKAVLEVVRSAKNHHPDAAWVYAEVRKKVPSISLGTVYRTLDTLTEEGYLVPLSRPGEALRYEANLDGHLHMVCRKCNQFFDIMHPLPDLLSEVQARYPTFAFEDVQVEYHGICPSCQAKQEAATAK; translated from the coding sequence ATGGGAATGAAGCGCCTAACCAAGCAGCGTAAGGCTGTGCTCGAGGTGGTTCGCAGCGCCAAAAATCACCACCCCGATGCTGCTTGGGTGTACGCAGAAGTACGCAAGAAAGTACCCAGCATTAGCCTGGGCACCGTCTACCGTACCCTGGACACGCTCACCGAAGAAGGCTACCTGGTACCCCTCTCCCGCCCTGGGGAGGCCCTGCGCTACGAGGCCAACCTCGACGGGCACCTGCACATGGTCTGTCGCAAATGCAACCAGTTCTTCGACATCATGCATCCGCTGCCCGATCTGCTCAGCGAGGTTCAGGCCAGGTACCCCACCTTTGCGTTTGAAGACGTTCAGGTGGAATACCACGGCATCTGCCCATCATGTCAGGCCAAGCAGGAAGCTGCTACTGCAAAATAA
- a CDS encoding alpha/beta fold hydrolase: MKPRFTVPDHLKPYQRRLTANGVSLHLYDSGAAPAQDPTFLLIHGLGDDADSWRKVFPILMGRGRVVALDLPGFGRSDHPRRAYTLNFFADTVAALLEGLRVSQATLVGNSIGAAVALRLTQRRADLVERLVLVDGPPLRSKLSRVQLMLLLPGQGEKLYNGFRSSQEAAFESLRPYYHNLDDLPPEDRQFLRERVWDRVWSDDQRRAYFSTFRWMALEGLLGQPSPTRLSQIKIPTLLVWGEQDAVISLEAARVLQRFIPGAKLHVIPGCGHLPQQEKPLELARLILQ, translated from the coding sequence ATGAAACCCAGATTTACTGTTCCCGACCATTTGAAGCCCTACCAGCGCAGGCTGACCGCGAACGGGGTCAGCCTCCACCTCTACGACTCGGGCGCCGCCCCGGCCCAGGATCCTACCTTTTTGCTCATACATGGTTTGGGCGACGACGCCGATAGCTGGCGCAAGGTGTTTCCCATCCTGATGGGGCGGGGGCGGGTGGTGGCGCTCGACCTGCCGGGGTTTGGCCGCTCGGATCACCCCCGGCGGGCTTATACCCTCAACTTTTTTGCCGATACTGTTGCGGCCCTGCTGGAAGGCCTGAGGGTTTCGCAGGCCACCCTGGTCGGAAACTCCATCGGCGCTGCGGTGGCCCTGCGGCTGACACAACGGCGTGCCGACCTGGTGGAGCGGCTGGTGCTGGTGGATGGCCCACCGCTGCGGAGCAAGCTTAGCAGGGTACAGCTTATGCTTTTGCTTCCGGGCCAGGGCGAAAAGCTGTACAACGGCTTCCGTAGCTCGCAGGAGGCCGCCTTTGAGAGCCTGCGGCCTTATTACCATAACCTTGACGACCTGCCCCCGGAAGACCGGCAGTTTTTGCGGGAGCGGGTCTGGGACAGGGTTTGGAGTGACGACCAGCGGCGGGCCTACTTTTCTACCTTTCGCTGGATGGCCCTCGAGGGTTTACTGGGTCAGCCCAGCCCGACCCGCCTTAGCCAGATAAAGATCCCCACGCTGCTGGTATGGGGTGAGCAGGATGCCGTAATTTCCCTCGAGGCGGCCAGGGTTCTACAGCGCTTTATACCTGGCGCGAAGCTGCATGTGATTCCTGGCTGCGGGCATCTGCCACAGCAGGAAAAACCTTTAGAGCTGGCCCGGCTTATTTTGCAGTAG
- the hemC gene encoding hydroxymethylbilane synthase — MRVIVIGARASLLAQAQTRWVVERLKENWPETEFKIRTVQSKNTSESSAAEALRQALTTREVDIAVYSLKHLPTQGVPGINLVAVPKRVEPREALVGRTAKRLEDLGKGAVVGVNSLRRKAQLLAYRPDLNLRDLEGDVDDRLSALGTGEYDAVIIGAASLMRLDLRNRIDQLIDPEIVLPAPGQGALGLEVRQGDDWAEELAYSLNHRASFVRVTAERAFLRALGAGDECAAAALATLESDDTLLLQGVVARPDGRELIRAEIEGDAEEAAELGHDLAQDLLAEGGRELLGAVPTR, encoded by the coding sequence ATGCGCGTCATTGTAATTGGGGCCAGGGCCAGCTTGCTGGCGCAAGCCCAGACCCGCTGGGTGGTGGAGCGCCTGAAGGAAAACTGGCCCGAAACCGAGTTCAAAATACGCACCGTGCAGTCCAAAAACACCTCTGAAAGCAGCGCGGCAGAAGCTTTGCGGCAGGCGCTGACCACACGGGAAGTAGATATTGCCGTGTATTCGCTCAAGCACCTACCCACCCAGGGGGTGCCTGGAATCAATCTGGTTGCAGTTCCAAAACGCGTTGAACCCCGTGAGGCCCTGGTAGGACGCACGGCCAAGCGGCTGGAGGATCTGGGCAAAGGGGCCGTGGTAGGGGTCAATAGCCTGCGCCGTAAAGCCCAGCTACTGGCCTACCGCCCTGACCTGAACCTGCGCGACCTCGAGGGCGACGTAGACGACCGCCTGAGTGCGCTTGGAACAGGCGAGTACGATGCGGTCATTATCGGTGCGGCCAGCCTGATGCGGCTGGACTTGAGAAACCGCATCGACCAGCTAATAGACCCTGAGATCGTGCTGCCCGCGCCCGGCCAGGGTGCCCTGGGCCTCGAGGTGCGTCAGGGCGACGACTGGGCCGAGGAACTGGCCTACAGCCTCAACCACCGGGCCTCCTTTGTGCGGGTTACAGCCGAGCGGGCCTTCTTGCGGGCCTTGGGGGCAGGTGATGAATGCGCCGCTGCCGCGCTGGCCACCCTGGAAAGCGACGACACCTTGCTCTTGCAGGGCGTGGTGGCCAGGCCCGATGGCCGCGAGCTCATCCGGGCCGAGATCGAAGGCGACGCCGAAGAAGCCGCCGAGCTGGGCCACGATCTGGCCCAGGATTTGCTGGCCGAAGGCGGGCGGGAGCTGCTGGGCGCGGTACCGACCCGCTAG